The Candidatus Endomicrobium procryptotermitis genomic interval TAGTCCATTTTGTGATTAAATAGGGCAAAATAGCAACAAAAGAAATTATGGCAAGTGCTATAAATATTTGATAGTTTGCATTTTTATTATCAAACCTTTCAACGCTGTAAAAAGCAAGCACACACGCCGCCAGCAGCATTACCGCCGTCCACACCCGCCCGAAACTTAGTCGTTTATCATTACAATCGTCGCACTCAAACATTTCTAGTATTTTTTTTAACATTTTGCATTGCTCCTCACTACTTTTGCTGCATATCGTCAATTCTGTGATGTGCCGCTTTTATGCTTTGCTCAACAACAACCATACGTTCAATTAGACGGTTATGTTTATCTTGTTTTTCTTCAAGACGTTTGATATCTTTTTTTAAGCTTTTTATTTCGCCTACAAATACTCCTATTCCAACGCATAACACTACAACATTAACGGCAATTTCAGGTGATATAATCATTCTTGTTTCTCTCTCTATTAACTTTGTTCCTCAATGTCATAAACAACCTGCGCTTTTGCCGTCCAGCCTGTCAAATCCTCATCAATACTTATTGTTATCGTTTTTGCAGCAGGATTAAAAGAAATCTTGTCAGATGCCACTCCTTTAATTTCCGTCCCGTCTGTTATTACAGCCTTAAGTTCTCTTACAACAAAGCCATCACGCAGCCACAAAGGCTCGCTTGTATAATCACCTGCCTCACCAAGCTCTATTTCCGCACTCGCCGCATAACCGATTTTTGAGTACAAATATGGCAGATTGACAAGACTCAACGGCGTAGAGCCATAAAAAAAGCATTTTGCGTGATTAAAAAAATATGAAGTATTACCTTGTTGTCCGTTTATAATCTCTGTGATAATTCCAAAATCTATATTATCAAGCTGTAAAATTTGAGCGGATTTCTTTTGCAATATTGTATCGACAAGCCAGTGGTAGTTAGAGTAGTTATAAGCTTTTGCTACGAGTAATACAGCGGTATTTATTATATTGTCGTTTGCGTCAATATGATTAAGTTTTATTGTTATATGCTTTCCTCCAACCGTATCACTTGTGTAAAACTCAAGTGTAAGATAATCGCCATTCAAATTAGGAGTTCCTTTAAGCGTCCTGCTAAAGATAGCAGAAGGCTGAGAAGCCTGTACTTCAATGCCGACAACATAATTACTAACATCAACAACAGCATTATTCAAATCATCACCAACAGCTAAATCTACAATATTTTTCGATTCTCCCGATGGAGTACCTACAACTTCCCAATAAGTCGACGCAAACGAGTTGTAAACTTCCTGCATGGTCAAATAGTTTTTTTCTAAATATTCTTTTGTTACCCCGCCGCCGCTTCCGCCGCCATATCCTGATATTTTTTTTATTCCTTTTGCTCCGAAAATAGGCATATTTGCTCCTTTATTGCAAAATAAGTTCGACGTCATCATTAATATCATCGCTTCCGTCAGCTGTTATAGTGTAATTTCCTTTTGGCAGCGTTGCCTGCATTGTATCGCCGCCGGCGTTAAATACCATATCACTTCCGTCTTCTTCAAACTTCATAGTTTCCGGTTGCTTTCCAGACACTGTCGCTTTTATCGTAATATTTCCTGATGTAAGATTCACAGCCTCGATAAAAACCTGATTGTTAGCCGTACCGTTATGAGCGATGACTTCGTCCTGACCGTTAATTGTAATTCTTTTCATAATATCTCCTTTCGTTTATTTTTAATTATCAAATTAAACTGCTTCCAAATCTACAGGCCACAAAGATAAGCCTGCTTTTCCTTGGCGTAATACTTCAACCGTATAATTTGTTCCTGAAGAATCATCCATATTGATATTAAATTTACCCAGATATCCTACCCATACATCTATCCAGCCGGAAGCCAGCCAACTTGTAATACGAAATCTGTCTTCAACGGTTGAATACACCAGTTCAAATTGTTCAAATTCTGACGACGATACATCGGCAAAAATGTCATTTAAAACTTTATATGAAGTGTAAACATTGTAAGGAAGATTATAAACATATGCGGCATTAGGCAACATTAAATACATATCTCCGCTGAAATTTATATCTATGACACGTGTATAGTCACTAAAACTTGTTCTTTTTAAATATCCAGAACCCATTTTTCCTAAAAGCTCTGCGCCTGTATCTGAAAAATTAAATTTTATTTCAGGTCGATTATCTGTACTTACTCCTGAATAAGTGGGATTTGGCACTAATCCCGTACGTGAACCTGATATTTTTGTAAAAAGATTCTTTCTATAGTAATCCTTATATATTTGCGGTGCTACTTCCTGCCAGCCAGTGTTTAGATACAGAATATCATCACAGACTACTATCCAATAACCAGAAGTATTTATCATCGCCATAGCACCTACACTGCTACCAACATTAAAAAACATTGCATTAATATAATAAATGTCATACCCGTAGTATTGCTCTTTACCTTTGTGACAAAATCCAAAACATCTATTTGATGCATACACACCTGGCGGCAAAGGATATGCACTGTCAGAGCTTGAGGCATTATTGATATAAAAAAAACCTTCTTTTCTTATTGTTCTTAGTTCCATACCATCTGCATATTGTGTTGATATGTCTGTAACTGCTCCAAAATCTATCCATTTAGCCAGTTCGGTGTTCCAATACCACCGTCTTTTATCGTTTAA includes:
- a CDS encoding DUF1515 domain-containing protein, whose product is MIISPEIAVNVVVLCVGIGVFVGEIKSLKKDIKRLEEKQDKHNRLIERMVVVEQSIKAAHHRIDDMQQK